Part of the Candidatus Binataceae bacterium genome, GATCGACCAGGGAAAAGGCTCGCTGGGAGCAAAGATGGCGCGCTCGCTTGAGCCATACGCGGACAACGGCGTGCTGCTGATCGGCGCCGACACTCCGACTGTTCCAATCGATTTGCTCGCGCGATGCCTTGTGCTCGTCCAACCCAAGCGGGTCGTGATCGCGCCAAGCCTCGACGGCGGCTACTGGGGCATCGGCGTGCATGGTGCAATTCCAACGATCTTCACGGGTATCCGATGGGGCGGTAGCAACGTGCTTGCGGCGACTCTGAAGCGCCTCGCGCAGAAGAAGATCGCGTATGCGCTCGGGCCGGCGTGGTATGACATCGATCGTTGGGATGATGTGCTGCTGCTCGCGCGTCACCTCGACTTGATGCCGCGCGCGATCGAATCGCATCCTTGTCCCGCGACCGCGAAGTTGATGGAGCGCCTAATGAATCAGTAATTCACAGGACTCGCTTTCAGTGCGGCGACGCTCCCGCTACAGTACCCGTCTCGAAGAATCATCCGCGCCATGCTGGAAGTCGTTCTTTATACTCGCAACGACTGCGAGTTGTGCCACGAAATGGAAGCCGTGCTCGCCTTCGAGCTGCCGCGCTTTGAGGCGCGCTTCGAGCGAATCGAAATCGACGGCCGGCCCGAGCTCGAAGCGCTTTACGGAACCGAGGTGCCGGTTCTGTTCGTAAATCAGCGCAAGGCGTTCAAGTATCGATGCACCCCGCGCGAGCTGCGCAAGCGCCTGTTGCGCGAGGTGAGGCGCTAGCATGCCGCAGCGATCGCCACGCCTGCGCCTGGTCTTTACCACCGCTTCGAGCGAAGAGCAGGCCCTTTCGATCGCGCGCACTATCGTCACCGAGCAGCTCGCCGCGTGCGTGAATATCGTCGGCCCGATGCGCTCGATCTACAAGTGGCGCGACGCGATTGAAGATGACCGCGAATACCTGCTCTTGATCAAGACGCGCGCCGCGCACTATGCGAAGCTCGAAAAAAGAATCGGCGCGCTGCACACTTACGACGTTCCAGAAGTGATTTCCGCGAGTATCGATCGCGGCTCGCCGCCTTATGTGAAATGGCTGCTCGATTCGACCGCCGAGCCGCGTCGGCGGCGGCGCAAGAAACGGCAATAAATGCGATGGTGAAAGTTGCAATCTCAGGTGCTGGCGCGATTGCGGCTCGTGCTCACCTCCCGGCGCTAATGACCGTGCCGAATGCGCAGATCGTCGCGATCCAAAGCCGCACTTCCGAAAAAGCCTCTGCCGTTGCTTCGGCTCTTTGGCCGTCCGGCGCGGGCCGTCCGAAAATCCACGACGACTTCGACGCGATGCTCGCGCGCGAGCGGCCCGACGCTGTGTGTATCTTTACGCCGAATCGGTTCCATCGCGAATACACGCTGAAGGCGGTCGCCGCCGGAGCGCACGTGCTCGTCGAAAAGCCGATGGCGCCGCGCGCGGCCGACGCCCGCGCGATGGTCGATGCGGCCGAACGGGCAGGGCGTATCCTGATGGTCGCGATGCAGAGTCGCTACGGCGGGCTGCAAAGTATAATCAAGGAGGCGATCGATTCGGGCGCAATCGGCAAGCCTTATTTCTTTCGTGGGCGGCTCTCGCACGGCGGCCCCGAATTCTGGGCGCCGGGGCAGCGATGGTTTACCGACGCCACCGATGCGGGCGGCGGTGCCTCGCTTGATCTGGGCGTGCACATCGCCGACCTTGCGATCTGGTACCTGGGCGCGGTCACCTCGGTCAGTGGTGAGGTGGCGACTTTGGGCAAGGACATCGCCGTCGATGATACTGGCGCGATGATTCTCAAGTTCGCGTCGGGCGCGATCGGCGTGGTCGAAGCGAGCTGGAGTTCGCAGCCTCCGCTCTCGGCGATCGAAATCTACGGCAGCGAAGGCCGCATCATGATGGGCTATCCGCGCACCGATGTTGCGATTCTCCGCGCTGATGGCAGCGAAGCTCCCGGCTACACGCGCGACGAAATAGTGAGCCGCTTCGACCCGCGCGACCTACTGGCGCCGTTTCGCGCACTCGCGCAGAATTTCATCGCCGCGATTGAAGGCGGCACGCCGCCGGCGCCCACCGGCCTCGACGGCCTGCGCGCAGTCGAAGTGATCGACGCGTGCTACCGCTCCTCGCGGACCGGCGCGCGTATCGCGCTGCCGCTGAACGATTAGGATAAACGACTGATGTTTCGCGAATCGATCAAGAAAATGGCGGCGTACACTCCCGGTGAGCAACCGCGTCCCGGGCAGCGCCTGATCAAGCTCAACACCAACGAGAATCCTTACCCGCCGTCGCCGAAGGTTCGCCAGGCCGTCGCCAAGGCCGCGAGTGCGACGCTCAGACTCTATCCCGCGCCGCGCGCCGATGAGTTCGTCACGGCAGCCTCGAAGCTCTACAAGATTCCCGTCGACATGATCGTGGCCGGCAACGGATCGGATGAGCTGCTCGCGATGGTCTTCCGCGCGACGCTGAGCCCGGGCGACTGCGTTGTGTATCCTGTGCCGACCTACTCGCTCTACGACACGCTCGCCGAAGTGCAGGAAGCGAAGGTGATTCGTCTCCCGCTCAAGCCCGGATTCGAGATGCCGATGGATGAGCTGGCGCGATGCCGCGCGAACCTCACGATCGTCTGCAATCCGAATTCGCCGAGTGGCACGCTGACGCCGCTTAAGAGTCTCGACCGCCTCGCGCGCAGCCTGCGCGGCCGCATGCTGGTGATCGACGAAGCCTATGTTGATTTCGCTAATGAGACTGCGCTGCCGCTCCTCAAGCGAAATCGCAACGTCGTGATCCTGCGCTCGCTCTCGAAATCGTTTTCGCTGGCCGGGATGCGGCTCGGCCTCTGCTTCGCGCATCAGGAAGTTATCGAAGGCCTGATGAAGGTGAAGGACTCGTACAACCTGAGCCGTATTGCGCTGGCGGGCGGCGCAGCCGCGCTCTCTGACGCGGCGTGGATGCGCCGCAATGTCGAACGCGTGCGCAAGACGCGCATCGCGACCGAGGCGCGGCTCCGCAAGCTCGGCTTCGAGGTGCCGGAATCGTCGGCGAATTTCGTGCTCGCGCGGATGGTGGGGCGCGACATGAGTCCGATCGCGAGCGGGCTCAGGCGCGCAGGAATCCTGGTGCGATACTTCGCGACACCGCTGTTGCGCGACGCGCTCCGCATCTCGATCGGTACGCCCGCCGAAATGGCCGCGTTGTTCGCGGCCCTGAAGCCGCTACTCCTCAAACTCGCGCCCGAGCATCGCAACGGATCGCGCGGATGAGTCCAATCCGCGGACTGTTCAAGTCGTTCCGCAAAAAGTCCGATTCGGGAGGTGAGGACGACGCGCCCCGCAGCGAGGGGATGTGGGTCGTCGCGGGCCTCGGAAATCCGGGCGGCGACTATTCTCGTTCGCGGCACAACGCGGGACACATGGCGATCGATCGCATCGCGGCGAGCAAAGGAATCGATCTCAATCGAAAGCGTTTCAAGGGCGCGACCGGTGAGGTGCGATTCGACGACACGCCCGTGATGCTGGTGAAGCCGGAGACGTACTACAACCTGAGCGGCGAATGCGTTTCGGCGATCCTCGGATACTTCAAGGTGCCGCTCGAGCGGTTGATCGTCGTGCACGATGAAGTCGATTTGCCCGAGGGGCGCCTGCAGGTGCGCAAAGGCGGCGGCGACGCCGGCAACAAGGGCGTGAGATCGGTCGCGGCGTCGCTCGGCACGCCCGATTTCATCCGCGTACGTATCGGCACCGGCCGCGAAGGGCGCCGCGACGAAGGCCTCGACTTCCTGCTCAGGCCGCTGAGCAAGGCCGAAGCGCAGCTACTCGAAGACAGCATTGCGCGAGCCGCCGAGGCGGTCGAAACGATAGTGCGAGAAGACCTCACGCGCGCTATGAACAAATTCAACCAGCGCAACGATCGCTAGTAACAAGCAGTTACTCTCCCTTATTTCTGAATCCCTCTCCCAGGATAAGGAGAGGGGACAAGCACCAAGGCGAGTGGCTAAAATGTTGAAGCTGTATTCCAAAGGTACTTATTTCCGGTACCCTTGATCCTCGCGACCTGGAGTTGATGGAACCTGTGGACGATAAGACTGCGGCGGAAACGGCGGCGGCGCTGGCGCGCCATACCGTCGAGGTGATTTCTCTTGCGGAACTGACGGACAAGCTCAAGCTCGAGCGGCCGCTCCGGATCAAGCTCGGCATGGATCCGACGGCGCCGGACCTTCATCTTGGTCACAGCCTCACGCTCAAGAAACTGCGCGACTTCCAGCGCGCGGGGCATACGGTGGTGTTCCTGGTCGGCGATTTCACCGCCATGATCGGCGATCCGACCGGGCGCTCCGAAACGCGCAAGCCGCTGTCGCGCGAGCAGATCAGCGCCAACGCCGAGACCTATCGCGGCCAGGCGTTCAAGATTCTCGATCCGGCGCGCACCGAAGTTCGCTTCAACAGCGAATGGATGAACGAGCTGAGCATCAGCCAGTTAATTCAGATCGCAGCCAAGCTCAGCGTCGCGCGATTGCTCGAGCGCGACGATTTTGAAAAGCGCCTCGCCAAAGAGGAACCGCTCTTTCTGCACGAGCTGCTCTACCCAATGATCCAGGGCTACGATTCGGTCGCGCTGCAAGCGGATCTCGAAATTGGCGGTACCGATCAGAAATTCAACATGCTCGTCGGGCGCGAGCTGCAGCGTCATTTCGGGCAGCCGCCGCAGGCGGTCATGACGATGCCGCTGCTCGAAGGCCTCGACGGCGAGCGCAAGATGTCGAAGTCCTTGGGCAACTACGTGGGACTCACGGACAAGCCGGAGGACATGTTCGGCAAGCTGATGTCGGTGCCTGACAAGCTGATGATCCGCTACTACGAATTGTTAACCGACACGCCGGCGGAGCAGATCGCCGCGATCAAGGCGGGCAAGATCCATCCGATGGAGGCGAAAAAGCGCCTCGCCTCGATGATCGTGAACGAATACTACAACGAGAATTCGGCGCGTTCGGCGCAGGAATACTTCGAGTCAAAGCATCAGCGCCGCGAGATCCCGCAGAACATCCCGACCTATCGCATCGCCGAAGAGATCTGGATCTGCGAGCTGATGAAACAGCTCAATTTTGCGCCGTCCAACAGCGAAGCCCGCCGCCTCGTGAGCCAGGGCGCGGTGCGCGTCGATGGCAAAACGATCTCCGACGCGAACTTCCGCTTCGTCCCCGGCGAGCACAAGGTCATCGAAGTCGGCAAACGCCGCGTCGCCCGCATCGAAGGGTGAGCCATCAAAGATGGCGCATGAACTTTTCCGGATTGGCGAGGAAGGCTCGCGTGGTTCGCACGTGCTCGACGTCGTCGTAGGCGACCGGCTCTATCTTTGCGTCTTCCAACAGGAGAATCTGCGCGTTCGGGATCGCCATCAGGATCGGAGAATGAGTGGCGACGATGAACTGGCAGTTCATTCCCGCTCGCTCCTTGATTAGCGAGAGCAGACCCAGCACCCGGTTTGGCGATAACGGCGTTTCCGGCTCGTCCAACAGGTAGAGGCCGCCGGGACGCAGCCTGTCATCGAGCACGCCGAGAAAGGTCTCGCCGTGAGAGCGGTTAACCGGATCGGAGCTGTATTTTCTCGTCAGGCGCCGTTTCAGCCGCTCGGGTGCTTCAGCCATCGAAGGTTTGTCGATATCAGCGAGTTCCGCTTGTTCCTCGGCCCGCCGCGCCGCCTCCAGCGCTCCGAAGCCGCCTTTGTAAGCAATTCCAGCTTCCTTGCGTTGCCGGGCCGCGGTGAGCGTGTAACCGAGGACATCCTCGGCCCGCAGAAACATCGCGCGTTTTGCATGGCGATGCCGTACGAATCGATACGCCCGCGCAAACTCGTGAGCCACCCACAGCGTTGCGTCATGTTCGGGCTGATCACTGCCCGCCGCGATGGCTTGCATGCCGACCGCGAGCGCCTCGAGCAAAGTGGACTTGCCCGAACCGTTCTCGCCGACGAAGAAAGTCACGCGCGAAGTGAAATCCAGGTGCTCCAGGTTTTTGAAGATCGGCAGCGTCCATGGAAAAGAATCGGAGCACTCTGCCGACGGCCGCCGGTAAATGGAAGAGAGATACAGATCCTTCATTGCGCGCAGCGCCGAAGTGCGTCACTTCGGACGCATCAAAGCAGGCCAGGGCATCGACCAAATATGCGCTCTGCAACGGTCATTTCTTATTCTCAGCTTCCGCGACTGCGGCGGTCAGCTTTGCCATCGTGGCTTTGAGGGCGCGGGTGTAGCGCTGCTTGGTCCAGGTTTCCTTGGTGCGCATCTTGAGCCATCCGAGCTTTACCGCGTCGGGCTTGTTGCCCATCTCGCCGGTTGAGACTTCGATGATCGCGCGCTCCTCGGGACTCAGGCTCGCGAGCATCTCGCGTTTGAGGCCCTGGAGAAATCCGCTCTTGAGGTCGATGTCGATTTTCATTTGCGGCGCACCTGATGCGAGCGTAGTCCATGCGCCACGCCCGCATCAATTGTCTTTGTCTTGACGGCGAAGGACGCGATGGCGGCGCGCAGGAAGTTCCTCAGCCGAATTGGACTTCGGCCGCGAAGGGCAGACGAACGCCGCCACATTAGTTGATCGTTCTGGCAGGAGTGCCGAGAGCTGGAGGCTCCGATACACAGGCCCACGGCCCGAAGCGGCACGCACCGGATTCAGCGTGGAATCGGTGCCCGCCGCAACGGGCCGCGCGCGAGGAGGTTATTCCTCTTCGTCGCAGGCCTGACGAATCGAATTCAGAATGAATAGGAACTGCTTGGGCGTGGAGACGCGGCCGAGCAGATTGATCTTCTGCAGCACCTTCAGTTCCTGGTCGGAAATCTTGTGCCGCGAGATCATCGCGCGATCGGCAGCGAAGGTGCGCCACGCTTCTTTGCCCGCTTTGGGACGCTCCGCTTCGCGCCGTCCGCCAAGGAGAGCCTCAGCCTCAGGATGGGTGAGGAGGAAGAGCCGCTGCTTGTCGAGATCGAGCGTATCGGCGATACGCGCGAGCAGCGAGAGGGAGGGTCTGCGCCGGCCGTTCTCGAGGTAGGCGATGTGGCTCGCCTTGACACCGAGTTTCTGCGCGAGTTCACGCTGAGTTAGCGCGAAGGCCTCGCGGCGCTGCTTGATGACCGAACCGAGGGATTCTTTTTTCGTCATAGATTGTACGCGGCCAATAGGGCCGACCTCAACTTTGCATAATGAATCAAGCCGGCCAGGTAATTGAGATTCTGTCCGGCTGGTAAACTCGTTTTGAACTCGAACCCAGTCAACCCTCGCACATGCGCGAAGGCCTTCTCCAATGCAGCATCAATTAGTTTATCCGGTTTGGCTGACAGTTCCCAGCCGGGTTTGGAAAAAATTCTCCGGGCGAGCGGATAAGGATACGCTGCCAGGCTAGCCATCGCGTCCGCAGCAAGTTCAGAACGATCGTTAAGATGCGATGAGTAGGCTGACGAAAAGAAGAAATTCACCTTTGAGTCGTAACTTTTGGTGATTTTTGTGGTCAGGAAGTGGCCAACTTCGTGGCAATAAGTGGCCGAAACCGCCGCCGGCTCGTGCGCCGTATTGAGGTAGATAAGCGGGCGGCGAAGTCCTGTCGCCTCGCTGTCGATATAAAAGCCACGCAGGGCGAGGCCTCGTGGTCCGCCGTATGGACGCGCGCAGAGATCAACTCCAAGGCGTGCGACCTCGCGTTTGAAAACCTCAGGTGCTGAATGGCGCACCGGCCGTTTGTTGATCGCCGGCCACAGCCGCCGCGCTGCGCGAATGAGGTGGCGAACAAATGACTCTGACAGATGCTCCCGAACGCTGGACGAGTAATCGTGTCTCGCGATGCGCCAAACTTCTGATTGATCAATTCGGGATCGATCCGCCTTACGCGAAGTGCACTTGACAAGAATCTCGTCCACGAGGGCATCGAGGCTCGAGGTTTCGATAGGGTTAGGCGCTGCCACTCAAAGCTCCCGTATATTGTCACGCAGTTTACAGAGTTGTTGCCTGGAAACGCAAGCGCCTCAAGACTATCGCAGAATGTCTAAAACTCACGTAGGCGCAGAATTGTCGAGCTGACTATTTCGCCTAGTTCCGTCATTTCATGCGTCCATTTGACGCCCAAAAAGCAGCGCGGCGGTCGCTTTCGGCCGCCGCGCATTAAAGACCAATCTGGAAGGAAATCAGGAGGGTGGCGCGATCTGAGGTTTGCGGCATTCGCCGCCACCGACGCAATTCAAGCCCGCGCCGAGATAAGTGAAGCCCGCCTTGACCGGAAAAAACAGATAGTTAAGCGGAGTGTTGATCGGATCGAAGGGCGGGTTCGGTGACAGGTTGGCGCGATCCTCTTGCTGCGGTACTTTCTTGGCGATATCCACATTCTGGACGCTGGCCAGTTTGTTATCAGAACCGAAGATCGCCGACTTGCCCTGATCGATCCAGGTGTAACGCAGCACGCTCGCGCCGCTGTGATTGGGATCCGCGACGTTGTCGGTAAGGTCGGGTTGACCCATCGCGGCAACCGTTTCGTCCGGCGTCATTCCGGTACGCAGATCGCCCTGACTGTTGGCCGTCGAACAAGCCGCGACCATCAACGGCAATATCGCGATTGGTAGAAAGCGCAAGATCGAGCGCAACGTCATCGATTAACTCCCCGGACAGGGCATTCAGCTAACATACCAGTATGATCGCATCAACCAGGCAGCGGAAGCGCCATTCGCGATCATTTCCCCACAGCCGTATTGGTTTGTGTCGCGCCAAGAGGCGCTGATGCGTTCGTTGTCGAGATGGACTGCACGGGAGTCGACGGCACCGGCGCGGCCCACGGATGGGTCAGCGTGTAGAAGCTGCGCACGAAGCGGATACCCCATCCGCCGCCATCCTCGAGGATCTCGCGCAACTCGATATAAAGCGTCGGGTCATTGACGAGCATCCCGGCGGTGCCCTGGCTCGTGTCGATCTTCTGCAAGATGTCTTTCAGATCGCGCGAAGAGGAGCGCAGGTTGCCGAGCACGTCGGTGCCGAGTTCCTGGTTTTCCATCATCTGCGGCAAGAGGCCGTGAGCGTTGTCGTAGCGCGCCATGACGTGGTTGATGCGGTCGCTGGTGTTGCGCACCGACAGCGTCATCTGCTGCAGGTTCTGCACGAAGCTGCGGCCGTCGTATTTGTCGCTGAGCAGCGCGCCCGCGATACTCGTGCCGTTATCGACGCGCATCATGATCTTGTCTAGCTGGTAGGAGAGCTCGGAGACATTGGCGAGCGCCTCCTGGATCGATTCGAGCGTGAGACGTTTGTCAGGCGGCACGTTCTGGCCGTTGACGAGCTGCGCGAGAATGCTGTTGCCATTTGCGATGTTCTCAAGGAGCTTGCGCAGGGTGCCCGAAATCGAGATCAGATTCACCAGCATCTCATCGGTGCCCTGCTGCTGGATGAGCGCCTCGTAGTCAATTGGATCGCGTGCCGCGAGGATACTGCCCGGCGCGGCAGAAGGCGCAGTCGGAGCGCCGGCCGAAAGCTCGACAAACTTGTCGCCAAGCAGACCCATCGAGCTTATCTGCGCGACCGAATCGGCCTTGACGCGCGCGGCCGCTTCGCTTGCGATTTTCAACGTGACGATCACGTAGGTCGCGCTCGGCGCGGCGGGAAAGCTGATGTCATCGACGTTGCCGATATTGACGCCGGAGAGCGCAACCGGAGCGCCTTTCTGGAGGCCATTTATCCGATGGAAGTGCGCTTCGATGGTTTCGGTTGAGCTGAAAACGGTGAGCCCATGACCCATCTGGAAGATCGCAAAACAGAGCACCGCGATCCCGACCGCGATCATTGCTCCTACCCGTATCGTCGAATAGACAGAATCTTTCACGATGCCTCCCGTTTATAGCGCGGCATTCACGAATTCGCGCATCAACTCGTCAGAGCTGTGCCGAACTTCTTCGGCGCTGCCGCTGAATCGAATCCGCCCCTGGTCCAGAAGCGCGAAACGGTCGCCGACCTGGAACGCGCTGTGCAGATCGTGCGTCACCACGACCGACGTGAAGCCGAGCTGCCGCTGCAGACTACGAATCATTGAATTGATCTTGAGCGTGACGATCGGGTCGAGGCCGGTCGTCGGTTCGTCGTAGAGAACGCATCGCGGCTCGAGCGCGATCGCGCGCGCGAGTGAAACCCGCTTTTTCATACCGCCGGAAAGCTCGGCGGGATAAAGTTGTTCGACGCTATCGAGCTCCACCATCCCGAGCAATTCTTTGACGCGCCGCGCGATCGCGGCCTCGTCCATCCCGCTATGCTCTCTGAGCGGATAGCTGATGTTGCCGAACACAGTTAGCGAATCGAACAGCGCGCCGCCCTGGAACACCATCCCAACCTGCTTGCGCACGATCGCAAGCTCATCCTCGTTGAGTTGATCAAGATTATGCCCCGCAACGATTATCTCACCCGCGTCGGGCCGTTCGAGACCATTGAGATGCTTGAGCAGGACCGATTTACCTTCGCCGCTGCCGCCAAGCACGACGAGTGTTTCGCCTTCGAAGACGTCGAGATCAACGACCCTCAGCACGTGCTTCGGGCCGAAGCTCTTGGTCAGGCCTCGAACCTTGATAAACGTCGCGCGGCCGCCGTTGTTCATGGCAGAGAAAGGAAAAACTTGGTCAGGAAGAAATCGGAAATCAACACGCTGATCGATGCGATCACGACCGCCGAAGTAGTCGCCCGGCCGACGCCGTCGGCGCCGCCGCTCGCAGTCAATCCTTTGTAGCAGGCCACGATCGAGATCAGATAACCAAAGAAAACCGACTTGCCGAGCCCGCTGAACAGATCGCCAAGCGCCGCGTTCTGCAATAGCGTCGAGTAGAAGAAATGGCCGCTCACTCCGAGTTGAGTGATCGAGATCACCAGCCCGCCCAACAACCCGATCGCGTCGGCCAGTATCGTGAGCACCGGCAGCATGATGATCGAAGCGAGCACGCGTGGCACGACGAGTTTCTTAATGGGGCTCGTCGCGAGCGAGCGCATCGCGTCGATTTGCTCGGTCACCTTCATGGTGCCGAGCTCGGCGGTGATGCCGGCTCCGACACGCGCGGCGACCATCAAGGCGCTGAGCACAGGACCCATCTCGCGCAGCAGCGAGATTCCCATGATCCGGCTGACGTAGATTTTCGCGCCGAACTTCGCCAGGAACTCGCCCATCTGCAGCGCCAGCACCATTCCTGAGAAGATCGCGGTCAGGTTGACGACGTTGAGTGAGCGAACGCCGATAGAGTCAAGCTGGTCGAGGAAAAGGCGCGTCTCGAATGGACGGCGGAGCAGGTAGCGGACGAAGTCGCGCGTAAGGATGCCGATTTCGCCCAGCTGGTCGAGGAAACGGTATAGTGCTTCGAGCATCCGCCTGACGTTCAAGCGAGGGTAAGCGAAGCCGCCCGATGCGGCAACATGAGGTGATGAACGCGCGCGTCGAGATCACGACCCTGTTCGTTTACGGCACGCTGCTGGATCCAGACCTGAGAGATGGCCTGTTAGGGCGGCACGTCGAGACGATTCCGGCGCGCCTGGTCGGATATGCGCGCGGACGGAAGCGCTATTTCTTCGTCACCGCGGAGAAAGGAGCCGAGACCAAAGGTAAGATCCTGCTGCGGCTGACCGAGCGAGATTTTCAGATACTCGACGAATACGAAGAACTGCCGGCGCTCTACAATCGCGTGCGAGTCACCGTGCTTGATGGCGCAGGCAATGAAATCGAATGCTGGACCTATCTACCAACCGATTGGGCTGACTGAATTCTCCGCGCCGATTCTGAAATTCGAACGATGCTAATCGAACGGATGGTAAAGGTCTTCGAGCTCGCGTTCGACAGCGCGGCGCGAGCGCAGCGGATCGCCGGCAAAAACCAGTTGCCTGATAATCGCGACGACTCGTCCGAGACCGCGCGGGGCATAGGCCGCCTGCAAATGGGTCATGTCGAGCCCAGGCTCGTCATCTTTACGTTGGAGCGTTCGATAGAGCATTGGCAGCTCCTCCCGCGTCCGGCAAAGTTCCAACCCGCAGCCCTGTCCACCGGTGCAACCAACGTGCCCGGAATGTGACTAGCTGTGGATCGGCGCAACGCCGCAAACGATTAGCGAGCAGGGGCCAAAGCTGGAGAGAGCCGCCAGCCGCAGCGACACCCGCTCACCTGTAACGGCACTGAACGCGCCCTGACGCGGACCCGACAGAAAGACAATCAACCGCCACATTTTTGGCACAAGACAATCCGGGCCGTCGTTGACTACTTCACTTCGGCCGGAGGGGGTTTTGATTCGCCGCGTTTGAGATCGAATTTGTCGAGGCGGTATTGGAGGGTGCGGTAGCTCATGCCGAGCATCTTGGCGGCTTTGGCGATTACCCAGTCGCTCTTTTCCATGGCTTGCAGGATGAGGTCGCGCTCGAAGGTTTCGAAGTTGATTCCGTCGGCCGGGATCTCGAACTTGTCGCTGCGCTGACGCTCGCCCGGCTTCACCGTTGTCTTGCGCGACAGCACTTCCTGCGGCAGATCGCGCGGCATGATCTTGTCGCCTTCGCACAACAGGATCGCGCGTTCGATCGCAGATTCGAGCTGGCGCACATTGCCGGGCCAGGCGTAATCGAGCATCACTTCCATCGCCTCACGGCTGATTTCGATCGCGCGTCCTTCCGCGAGATGGCCGAACTTGGCGAGCGCGTGATTCGCGAGCAGCGGGATATCGCCGCGACGATCGCGCAGCGGCGGCAGCGTGATCGTAACGACGTTCACGCGATAGTAGAGGTCTTCGCGAAAGCGCTCCTCGGCAACTTCTTCAGCGAGATTCTTGTTGGTCGCGGCGACCAGGCGCACATCGACACGGAACGATTCGTTGCCGCCGACGCGGCGGATCTCGCGCTCCTGCATCACGCGCAAAATCTTGGCCTGCAAGCCAAGCGGCAGGTCGGCGATCTCGTCGAGAAACAGCGTCGATTTGTCGGCGCTCTCGAAGAGCCCGATCTTGCGCTCGTTGGCGCCTGTGAACGCGCCGCGCTCGTGGCCGAACAACTCATTCTCGA contains:
- a CDS encoding sigma-54 dependent transcriptional regulator, with protein sequence MNQASVLVVEDNDLERQITVETLREEGFGVEEAAMGKRAMELLALSRFDVVLTDLMMPGMSGDELLGKVRMTYPGSQVVMLTAHGTIESAVQAMKNGAFYYLTKPTDRETLVMTVAKAAELANLQQENLLLKRRLEGKLEAEGIVGQDPAIQEVIRMVRRVAPSNSTVLIQGESGTGKEVVARAIHRLSPRVARQFVAINCSAIPDTLIENELFGHERGAFTGANERKIGLFESADKSTLFLDEIADLPLGLQAKILRVMQEREIRRVGGNESFRVDVRLVAATNKNLAEEVAEERFREDLYYRVNVVTITLPPLRDRRGDIPLLANHALAKFGHLAEGRAIEISREAMEVMLDYAWPGNVRQLESAIERAILLCEGDKIMPRDLPQEVLSRKTTVKPGERQRSDKFEIPADGINFETFERDLILQAMEKSDWVIAKAAKMLGMSYRTLQYRLDKFDLKRGESKPPPAEVK
- a CDS encoding ABC transporter ATP-binding protein, with amino-acid sequence MNNGGRATFIKVRGLTKSFGPKHVLRVVDLDVFEGETLVVLGGSGEGKSVLLKHLNGLERPDAGEIIVAGHNLDQLNEDELAIVRKQVGMVFQGGALFDSLTVFGNISYPLREHSGMDEAAIARRVKELLGMVELDSVEQLYPAELSGGMKKRVSLARAIALEPRCVLYDEPTTGLDPIVTLKINSMIRSLQRQLGFTSVVVTHDLHSAFQVGDRFALLDQGRIRFSGSAEEVRHSSDELMREFVNAAL
- a CDS encoding ABC transporter permease, which translates into the protein MLEALYRFLDQLGEIGILTRDFVRYLLRRPFETRLFLDQLDSIGVRSLNVVNLTAIFSGMVLALQMGEFLAKFGAKIYVSRIMGISLLREMGPVLSALMVAARVGAGITAELGTMKVTEQIDAMRSLATSPIKKLVVPRVLASIIMLPVLTILADAIGLLGGLVISITQLGVSGHFFYSTLLQNAALGDLFSGLGKSVFFGYLISIVACYKGLTASGGADGVGRATTSAVVIASISVLISDFFLTKFFLSLP
- a CDS encoding gamma-glutamylcyclotransferase family protein, which produces MRQHEVMNARVEITTLFVYGTLLDPDLRDGLLGRHVETIPARLVGYARGRKRYFFVTAEKGAETKGKILLRLTERDFQILDEYEELPALYNRVRVTVLDGAGNEIECWTYLPTDWAD
- a CDS encoding MlaD family protein → MKDSVYSTIRVGAMIAVGIAVLCFAIFQMGHGLTVFSSTETIEAHFHRINGLQKGAPVALSGVNIGNVDDISFPAAPSATYVIVTLKIASEAAARVKADSVAQISSMGLLGDKFVELSAGAPTAPSAAPGSILAARDPIDYEALIQQQGTDEMLVNLISISGTLRKLLENIANGNSILAQLVNGQNVPPDKRLTLESIQEALANVSELSYQLDKIMMRVDNGTSIAGALLSDKYDGRSFVQNLQQMTLSVRNTSDRINHVMARYDNAHGLLPQMMENQELGTDVLGNLRSSSRDLKDILQKIDTSQGTAGMLVNDPTLYIELREILEDGGGWGIRFVRSFYTLTHPWAAPVPSTPVQSISTTNASAPLGATQTNTAVGK